One part of the Streptomyces ferrugineus genome encodes these proteins:
- a CDS encoding maleylpyruvate isomerase family mycothiol-dependent enzyme: protein MIEAHRALERLVAGLDDQQVAEASALPGWSRGHVLAHLTDNARMFARLAEHALRGELVAGYDGGMAERNAIIEATAGRSAAEHRAELAGHTAHLEALWARAGEADWTRPVTFRNADLAATVWARLREAWIHMVDLDLGVRPDDWPEELAAHTIDFLLCRLPAGTRVRAEDVPRQWSVDDGPGAEVTGRVRDLAAWLAGRTPTVVPAAAQGLPALGPWPPHPPPRPDRA, encoded by the coding sequence GTGATCGAAGCCCACCGGGCGCTGGAAAGGCTCGTCGCCGGACTGGACGACCAGCAGGTCGCCGAGGCCTCCGCCCTTCCGGGCTGGTCGCGCGGCCACGTGCTCGCGCATCTCACCGACAACGCGAGGATGTTCGCCCGTCTCGCGGAGCACGCCCTGCGCGGAGAGCTCGTGGCGGGCTACGACGGCGGCATGGCCGAGCGCAACGCGATCATCGAGGCCACGGCCGGCCGCAGCGCCGCCGAGCACCGTGCCGAACTCGCCGGACACACGGCCCACTTGGAGGCGCTGTGGGCACGCGCCGGCGAAGCGGACTGGACCCGGCCGGTCACGTTCCGCAACGCGGACCTCGCCGCGACGGTCTGGGCGCGGCTGCGTGAGGCGTGGATCCACATGGTCGACCTGGACCTCGGCGTCCGTCCGGACGACTGGCCCGAGGAACTGGCCGCGCACACCATCGACTTCCTCCTCTGCCGGCTCCCGGCGGGCACGCGCGTACGCGCCGAGGACGTGCCCCGGCAGTGGTCCGTCGACGACGGCCCGGGCGCGGAGGTCACCGGACGGGTGCGCGACCTGGCGGCCTGGCTGGCCGGGCGCACACCCACGGTTGTGCCGGCGGCGGCGCAGGGGCTGCCCGCCCTCGGGCCCTGGCCTCCCCACCCGCCGCCGCGCCCGGACCGCGCGTAA
- a CDS encoding GNAT family N-acetyltransferase has protein sequence MIRAATVDDVAEIRSLIRELAEYERAVEQARASEEQLRAALFGGHPAAFALIAEDDDSGDVVGFALWFPRFSTWTGTRGMHLEDLYVRPHARGGGHGKALLASLAATCLRNGYERFEWWVLAWNEPAIDFYKSLGTEFLDEWTVCRLSGEPLRELAALAPSAAAPTLAS, from the coding sequence ATGATTCGGGCTGCCACGGTGGACGACGTCGCTGAGATCCGCTCTCTGATCCGCGAACTCGCGGAGTACGAACGGGCCGTCGAGCAGGCCCGGGCCAGCGAGGAGCAACTCCGCGCCGCGCTGTTCGGCGGGCACCCCGCCGCCTTCGCGCTGATCGCCGAGGACGACGACTCGGGCGACGTCGTGGGCTTCGCCTTGTGGTTCCCGCGCTTCTCGACCTGGACCGGCACGCGCGGCATGCACCTGGAGGACCTCTACGTACGGCCGCACGCCCGAGGCGGGGGCCACGGCAAGGCCCTGCTCGCCTCGCTCGCCGCGACCTGCCTGCGCAACGGCTACGAGCGCTTCGAGTGGTGGGTCCTTGCCTGGAACGAGCCGGCGATCGACTTCTACAAGTCGCTCGGAACGGAGTTCCTGGACGAGTGGACGGTGTGCCGGCTGAGCGGTGAGCCCCTGAGGGAACTCGCTGCCCTGGCCCCGAGCGCTGCCGCCCCGACCCTCGCCTCGTAG
- a CDS encoding glycosyltransferase family 39 protein — translation MRGVPLRLIPLLWTLALGLWGLSRQHSVWRDEAATWQVARRSAGEIWLMLGQVDAVHGLYYLLMHGVFQCFGAGTTTLRLPSVLAMAVAAVCVTEIGRRLAGGWAGLAGGMVFGLLPAVQFYLQEGRPYALVAAGAGISTLLLVTALEGRGRTVHWVAYGGTVAVCGLLNWLSLLILPAHLATLLWTRAAGRRTGMRWAVAAAGAVAAVLPLILFSRSQAEQVSWIPPLTWHMLIGPAVLLALGGLGALLDRPCAGRLSVAAVGLPLLAVPQLGLLGLSLVRPLFLDRYVLFSMLGLALLIGTALGSAVRAARPRFPRASAWLVPVLVAAAVVALLPQSLAKRAPESRVDDVLAVAADVRRLKETGDAVVFIPAARRDTALVCPGDFAGLRDVALAKSPVASGTLKGEEADPARIRSAMLAQRRILLVTDVPAVARAVTAERDKAKTAVLKEHFRVASDLQVRGRRVTVYERVGPAEET, via the coding sequence CTGAGAGGCGTGCCGCTGCGGCTCATCCCCCTGCTGTGGACGCTCGCCCTCGGTCTGTGGGGGCTGTCCCGGCAGCACAGCGTGTGGCGGGACGAGGCGGCGACCTGGCAGGTGGCGCGGCGGTCGGCCGGGGAGATCTGGCTCATGCTGGGGCAGGTCGACGCCGTGCACGGGCTCTACTACCTGCTGATGCACGGGGTCTTCCAGTGCTTCGGGGCCGGTACGACCACCTTGCGGCTGCCGTCCGTGCTGGCCATGGCCGTGGCGGCGGTCTGTGTGACCGAGATCGGTCGCCGGCTGGCGGGGGGCTGGGCGGGTCTCGCCGGTGGGATGGTGTTCGGGCTGCTGCCGGCCGTGCAGTTCTATCTCCAGGAGGGGCGGCCGTACGCGCTGGTCGCCGCGGGGGCCGGCATCTCGACGCTGCTGCTGGTGACCGCGCTGGAGGGGCGTGGCCGAACCGTGCACTGGGTCGCCTACGGGGGCACGGTCGCGGTGTGCGGGCTGCTGAACTGGCTGTCGCTGCTGATCCTGCCCGCACATCTGGCGACGCTGCTCTGGACCAGGGCCGCCGGGCGGCGGACGGGGATGCGCTGGGCGGTGGCCGCCGCGGGCGCCGTGGCCGCCGTACTGCCGTTGATCCTCTTCAGCCGGAGCCAGGCCGAACAGGTCTCCTGGATTCCGCCGTTGACCTGGCACATGCTCATCGGGCCGGCGGTCCTGCTGGCGCTCGGCGGTCTCGGCGCCCTGCTGGACCGGCCGTGCGCGGGGCGGCTGTCGGTCGCGGCCGTCGGCCTGCCGCTGCTGGCGGTGCCGCAGCTGGGCCTGCTCGGGCTGTCCCTCGTCCGGCCGCTCTTCCTGGACCGCTACGTCCTGTTCAGCATGCTGGGGCTGGCCCTGCTGATCGGCACCGCGCTGGGGTCGGCGGTACGCGCGGCCAGGCCCCGTTTCCCGAGGGCGTCGGCGTGGCTGGTCCCGGTCCTGGTCGCCGCGGCGGTCGTGGCGCTGCTGCCGCAGTCGCTGGCCAAGCGCGCTCCGGAGAGCCGGGTGGACGACGTCCTGGCCGTCGCGGCGGACGTACGGCGGCTGAAGGAGACCGGGGACGCGGTGGTGTTCATACCGGCCGCCCGGCGCGACACCGCCCTGGTCTGCCCCGGCGACTTCGCCGGGCTGCGGGACGTCGCACTGGCGAAGAGCCCCGTGGCGTCGGGGACGCTGAAGGGCGAGGAGGCGGATCCGGCCCGGATACGCTCCGCGATGCTCGCACAGCGGCGGATACTGCTGGTCACCGATGTGCCGGCGGTGGCCCGGGCGGTGACCGCGGAGCGGGACAAGGCGAAGACCGCCGTACTGAAGGAGCACTTCAGGGTCGCGTCGGACCTCCAGGTCCGCGGGCGGCGGGTGACGGTGTACGAGCGGGTCGGGCCGGCGGAGGAGACCTGA
- a CDS encoding inorganic phosphate transporter, with translation MDHITFLVAVVIVTALAFDFTNGFHDTANAMATSIATGALKPRTAVLISGVLNVVGAFLSTEVAKTISGGIVADALVTPGMIFAGLVGAILWNLLTWLVGLPSSSSHALFGGLIGAVWVGAGAHGVHFDKVVEKVLIPAVASPVVAGVAALLATYLAYRLTSRARTESVTKGFQIGQVASASLVSLAHGTNDAQKTMGVITLTLISAGALGHDAGPPLWVIAAAGLAIGLGTYVGGWRIIRTMGKGLTEIQSPQGFAAETASTTVILTSAHLGFALSTTQVASGSILGAGLGRRLAEVRWGVAGRMVVAWLITLPAAALVGGVSASVVTHGGDLGTAVVALTGAAVAGGIALVSRRNPVSAHNVNDAHAVAIRGAEPARVDTAA, from the coding sequence ATGGACCACATCACGTTCCTGGTGGCGGTCGTCATCGTGACGGCCCTCGCCTTCGACTTCACCAACGGATTCCACGACACGGCGAACGCGATGGCCACCTCCATCGCCACGGGGGCGCTCAAACCGAGGACGGCGGTGCTGATCAGCGGCGTACTGAACGTCGTCGGCGCCTTCCTGTCCACCGAGGTCGCCAAGACGATCTCCGGTGGCATCGTGGCCGACGCACTCGTCACGCCGGGCATGATCTTCGCGGGGCTCGTGGGGGCGATCCTGTGGAATCTGCTCACCTGGCTGGTGGGGCTGCCCTCCAGTTCGTCGCACGCGCTGTTCGGCGGGCTGATCGGGGCTGTCTGGGTCGGTGCGGGGGCGCACGGCGTGCACTTCGACAAGGTGGTCGAGAAGGTGCTGATCCCGGCGGTGGCCTCGCCGGTGGTCGCGGGCGTCGCGGCGCTGCTGGCCACGTACCTGGCGTACCGGCTCACCTCTCGCGCCCGCACAGAGTCCGTCACCAAGGGCTTCCAAATCGGTCAGGTCGCCTCGGCCTCGCTGGTCTCCCTGGCCCACGGCACCAACGACGCGCAGAAGACGATGGGCGTCATCACCCTGACCCTGATCTCGGCGGGCGCGCTCGGCCACGACGCCGGCCCGCCGCTGTGGGTGATCGCCGCCGCCGGCCTGGCCATCGGCCTCGGCACCTACGTCGGCGGCTGGCGCATCATCCGCACCATGGGCAAGGGCCTGACGGAGATCCAGTCCCCGCAGGGCTTCGCCGCCGAGACCGCCTCCACGACGGTCATCCTCACCTCGGCCCACCTGGGCTTCGCCCTGTCCACCACCCAGGTCGCCTCCGGCAGCATCCTCGGCGCCGGCCTCGGCCGCCGTCTCGCGGAGGTCCGCTGGGGCGTGGCCGGTCGCATGGTCGTGGCCTGGCTGATCACACTGCCCGCCGCCGCGCTGGTCGGCGGCGTCTCCGCGAGCGTGGTCACCCACGGCGGCGACCTCGGTACGGCCGTGGTCGCGCTGACCGGCGCCGCCGTCGCCGGCGGCATCGCGCTTGTCTCCCGCCGCAACCCGGTGTCCGCGCACAACGTCAACGACGCCCACGCGGTCGCGATCCGCGGCGCGGAGCCGGCGCGGGTCGACACGGCGGCCTGA
- a CDS encoding VOC family protein, with amino-acid sequence MSIRWTYAFIDRPAGSFARAHAFWSAVTDTELSEFRGERREFVTLVPRDGAHACLKAQGVGSGPGGAHADFAVDDVPEFVEAALERGAGLAAGHQGWAVLRSPAGQLFCAVPWHGESVRPPVVRGSRLDQVCVDVPPSLYDAEVAFWSGLLEGWASAPGSLPEFHVLRPPAGLPVRVLLQRLGEERPTTAHLDLACADIPATRARHEELGAAFVSRGAHWTVMRDPAGGTYCLTGRDPETGGLAASAS; translated from the coding sequence ATGAGCATCCGCTGGACCTACGCGTTCATCGACCGTCCCGCCGGGTCCTTCGCCCGGGCCCACGCCTTCTGGAGCGCGGTGACGGACACCGAGCTGTCCGAGTTCCGGGGCGAGCGGAGGGAGTTCGTGACGCTGGTGCCGCGCGACGGGGCGCACGCCTGTCTGAAGGCGCAGGGGGTCGGCTCGGGCCCGGGCGGGGCGCATGCCGACTTCGCCGTGGACGACGTACCGGAGTTCGTGGAGGCGGCGCTGGAGCGCGGTGCCGGCCTCGCCGCCGGGCACCAGGGGTGGGCCGTACTGCGCTCTCCCGCCGGGCAGTTGTTCTGTGCGGTGCCCTGGCACGGGGAGTCGGTGCGGCCGCCCGTGGTGCGCGGCAGCCGTCTCGACCAGGTCTGTGTGGACGTACCGCCGTCGCTGTACGACGCCGAGGTCGCCTTCTGGAGCGGGCTGTTGGAGGGGTGGGCGTCGGCGCCCGGCTCCCTGCCCGAGTTCCATGTGCTGAGGCCGCCGGCCGGGCTGCCGGTGCGCGTCCTGCTCCAGCGGCTCGGCGAGGAGCGGCCCACCACCGCCCATCTCGACCTCGCCTGCGCGGACATCCCGGCGACCCGTGCCCGGCACGAGGAACTGGGCGCGGCCTTCGTCTCGCGGGGCGCCCACTGGACGGTGATGCGCGATCCGGCGGGCGGCACCTACTGTCTGACCGGCCGCGACCCGGAGACGGGCGGACTGGCCGCTAGCGCGTCCTGA
- a CDS encoding DUF952 domain-containing protein — protein sequence MFEHTYILHITERSLWDAARERGTYEMSTRGRTLEEEGFIHCSTRDQLPPVAAFVYGSYDGPDELVVLVVDPERLDVPLRYEAPEPGGEEFPHVYGPIPVGAVVDVQAWK from the coding sequence ATGTTCGAACACACGTACATCCTCCACATCACCGAGCGCTCCCTGTGGGACGCGGCCCGCGAGCGCGGCACGTACGAGATGTCGACCCGCGGCCGCACGCTGGAGGAGGAGGGCTTCATCCACTGCTCGACCCGCGACCAGCTCCCGCCCGTGGCGGCCTTCGTGTACGGCTCCTACGACGGCCCCGACGAGCTGGTGGTGCTGGTCGTGGACCCGGAGCGGCTGGACGTGCCGCTGAGGTACGAGGCGCCCGAGCCCGGGGGAGAGGAGTTCCCGCATGTGTACGGGCCGATTCCGGTGGGCGCGGTGGTGGACGTCCAGGCGTGGAAGTGA
- a CDS encoding RNA polymerase sigma factor, producing MRVTPETEDLLRRHAPQVLGALVRRYGHFDSAEDAVQEALLAAAEQWPRTGVPDNPRGWLIRVGARKLTDALRAEEARRAREEKVAALAPRDAFTAPPPGADRAPREDDTLTLLFLSCHPNLSALAQIALTLRAVGGLTTAEIARAHLVPEATMAQRISRAKQKVRGVRFGRPDNWEDRLPAVLQTLYLIFNEGYTATSGASLQRRELAGEAIRLTREVHRLLPDHGEVAGLLALMLLTDARREARTGPHGELVPLDEQDRDRWDKAAIDEGVALVTKALSRGPAGPYQLRAAIAAVHDEAPSAQETDWREILGLYDVLLRLVPGPVERLNRAVAVAMVQGPRAGLAELAALEDELGAGHRLDAVRGHLLERAGARDEARAAYEAAADKTLSLPEQRYLRARAARLGP from the coding sequence ATGCGCGTCACGCCCGAGACCGAGGACCTGCTGCGCCGCCACGCGCCGCAGGTCCTCGGCGCGCTGGTGCGGCGGTACGGCCACTTCGACAGCGCCGAGGACGCCGTACAGGAGGCACTGCTCGCGGCGGCCGAGCAGTGGCCGCGCACCGGCGTCCCGGACAACCCGCGCGGCTGGCTGATCAGGGTCGGCGCGCGCAAGCTGACGGACGCCCTGCGCGCGGAGGAGGCGCGGCGGGCCCGGGAGGAGAAGGTCGCGGCGCTCGCGCCACGGGACGCCTTCACGGCACCGCCACCGGGCGCCGACCGTGCGCCCCGCGAGGACGACACCCTCACCCTGCTCTTCCTGAGCTGCCATCCGAACCTGTCCGCGCTCGCCCAGATCGCCCTCACCCTGCGTGCCGTCGGCGGTCTGACCACGGCGGAGATCGCCCGGGCGCACCTGGTTCCGGAGGCGACGATGGCCCAGCGCATCAGCCGGGCCAAGCAGAAGGTCCGCGGCGTGCGCTTCGGGCGCCCCGACAACTGGGAGGACCGACTGCCCGCGGTCCTGCAGACCCTGTACCTGATCTTCAACGAGGGCTATACGGCGACCTCGGGTGCCAGCCTCCAGCGGCGGGAGCTCGCCGGCGAGGCGATCCGGCTGACCCGCGAGGTCCACCGCCTCCTCCCCGACCACGGCGAGGTGGCAGGGCTGCTCGCGCTGATGCTGCTCACCGACGCCCGCCGCGAGGCGCGCACCGGACCGCACGGCGAGCTGGTCCCCCTCGACGAACAGGACCGCGACCGCTGGGACAAGGCCGCGATCGACGAGGGCGTTGCCCTGGTGACCAAGGCCCTCTCCCGGGGTCCGGCCGGCCCCTACCAGCTGCGCGCCGCCATCGCCGCCGTGCACGACGAGGCCCCGTCCGCGCAGGAGACCGACTGGCGGGAGATCCTCGGCCTCTACGACGTCCTCCTACGCCTCGTCCCCGGCCCCGTCGAGCGCCTCAACCGCGCGGTCGCCGTCGCCATGGTCCAGGGTCCCCGGGCAGGGCTGGCCGAACTGGCGGCGCTGGAGGACGAGTTGGGTGCCGGGCACCGTCTGGACGCGGTCCGCGGGCATCTCCTGGAGCGGGCCGGCGCCCGCGACGAGGCCCGCGCCGCCTACGAGGCCGCCGCCGACAAGACGCTGAGCCTGCCCGAGCAGCGCTATTTGCGCGCGCGGGCGGCACGGCTGGGGCCGTAG
- a CDS encoding YciI family protein, whose protein sequence is MKYLVMVQGSQADYEAMQGKGSENSVAWSQEDVQAMFAFMGDLNNDLAESGEMVDAQGLAEPAKTRHVTLGDDGKAVITDGPYSETKELLAGYWVLDCASLERVTEIAERVLQCPQPAGAPVYPVVIRPIPDGGGDV, encoded by the coding sequence ATGAAGTACCTGGTCATGGTGCAGGGCTCGCAGGCGGACTACGAGGCGATGCAGGGCAAGGGGTCCGAGAACTCCGTGGCCTGGAGCCAGGAGGACGTCCAGGCGATGTTCGCCTTCATGGGCGACCTCAACAACGACCTCGCCGAGAGCGGCGAGATGGTCGACGCGCAGGGGCTGGCCGAGCCCGCGAAGACCCGGCACGTCACCCTGGGCGACGACGGCAAGGCGGTGATCACCGACGGGCCGTACAGCGAGACCAAGGAGCTGCTGGCCGGCTACTGGGTGCTGGACTGCGCGAGCCTGGAGCGGGTCACGGAGATCGCCGAGCGCGTCCTTCAGTGCCCCCAGCCCGCCGGGGCGCCGGTGTACCCGGTGGTGATCCGGCCCATCCCGGACGGCGGCGGGGACGTCTGA
- a CDS encoding dihydrofolate reductase family protein, with protein sequence MRKLTYFIACSLDGFIGDPEGDGSSMYRFAVGDVFEYLTTEYPETNPTHVRRAIGTDDVPNGKFDTIIQGRGSYDVALKEGITSPYAHLREYVASRSLKESPDPNVEIIGDDLVAKVRELKAEDGDLGIYLCGGSQIAGELLDEIDELVIKSYPIVFGTGMPMFGSDFALTEFTLDEVRAFDNGVVVRTYSRKR encoded by the coding sequence TTGCGAAAGCTCACCTACTTCATCGCCTGCTCGCTCGACGGCTTCATCGGGGACCCGGAGGGCGATGGCTCGTCCATGTACCGGTTCGCCGTCGGGGACGTCTTCGAGTACCTCACCACCGAGTACCCGGAGACCAATCCGACCCATGTCCGCCGGGCCATCGGCACCGACGACGTCCCGAACGGCAAGTTCGACACGATCATCCAGGGCCGCGGCAGCTACGACGTGGCCCTGAAGGAGGGCATCACCAGCCCGTACGCCCATCTGCGCGAGTACGTCGCCTCGCGCTCCCTGAAGGAGTCGCCCGACCCGAACGTCGAGATCATCGGCGACGACCTGGTCGCCAAGGTGCGCGAACTCAAGGCCGAGGACGGCGACTTGGGCATCTACCTGTGCGGAGGCTCGCAGATCGCGGGCGAACTGCTCGACGAGATCGACGAGCTCGTCATCAAGTCCTACCCCATCGTGTTCGGCACGGGCATGCCGATGTTCGGCTCGGACTTCGCCCTCACGGAGTTCACCCTCGACGAGGTCCGCGCCTTCGACAACGGCGTCGTGGTTCGCACGTACAGCAGGAAGCGCTGA
- a CDS encoding TetR/AcrR family transcriptional regulator: protein MAGNPERRAALVDAGVEVLAREGARGLTFRAVDAEAGVPVGTASNYFTGRDDLLRQIDARLHVRLAPDPEVLAELLTRPKDRALVTAFMHDLMARATRDRTGYLALLEMRLEANRRPELRDSFTKSVRGDLEEAMEFHRDAGLPGGADVVTVLYLAMLGLLLEHLTLPDVLDGVLPGVSVPDGLVERVAATIVPER, encoded by the coding sequence ATGGCGGGCAATCCGGAGCGGCGGGCCGCCCTCGTCGACGCGGGCGTCGAGGTGCTCGCCCGGGAGGGGGCGCGCGGGCTGACGTTCCGCGCGGTGGACGCCGAGGCGGGGGTGCCGGTGGGCACCGCCTCCAACTACTTCACCGGGCGCGACGACCTGCTCCGCCAGATCGACGCCCGGCTGCATGTGCGACTGGCGCCGGATCCGGAGGTGCTCGCCGAGCTGCTGACCCGGCCGAAGGACCGCGCGCTGGTCACCGCCTTCATGCACGACCTGATGGCCCGCGCCACCCGCGACCGCACGGGCTATCTGGCCCTGCTGGAGATGCGACTGGAGGCCAACCGGCGCCCCGAACTGCGCGACTCCTTCACCAAGTCGGTGCGCGGCGACCTGGAGGAGGCGATGGAGTTCCATCGCGACGCCGGGCTGCCGGGCGGCGCCGACGTCGTCACCGTGCTCTATCTCGCGATGCTCGGGCTGCTCCTGGAGCATCTGACCCTGCCGGACGTGCTGGACGGCGTCCTGCCCGGGGTGAGCGTGCCGGACGGGCTGGTGGAGCGGGTCGCGGCGACGATCGTGCCCGAGCGGTAG
- a CDS encoding GNAT family N-acetyltransferase, which yields MGVAIRTAGYEDRDLVVRLLDTAFQDDPVSGWVFPGTEHRRSAHPRLMAAFTDIVLDQGRIDVTEDGTACALWLSMPAEAHGQDDDEGPARLREAVDPDNERVEQIGRLTAAIHPEGRTHEYLWMIGTTPERQGEGLGTALITSVLDRCDERGVAAYLEASSARSRHLYERLGFALEGRPLDLPDGPRMWPMWREPRR from the coding sequence ATGGGCGTCGCGATCCGGACGGCGGGCTACGAGGACCGGGACCTGGTGGTCCGGCTGCTGGACACGGCCTTCCAGGACGATCCGGTCAGCGGCTGGGTGTTCCCGGGTACGGAGCACCGCCGCAGCGCCCACCCCCGGCTGATGGCGGCGTTCACCGACATCGTGCTCGACCAGGGCCGTATCGATGTCACCGAGGACGGCACGGCGTGCGCGCTGTGGCTGTCCATGCCGGCCGAGGCACACGGCCAGGACGACGACGAGGGGCCCGCCCGGCTGCGCGAGGCCGTCGACCCGGACAACGAGCGCGTCGAGCAGATCGGCCGGCTGACGGCCGCCATCCACCCGGAGGGCCGGACCCACGAGTACCTGTGGATGATCGGCACCACACCCGAGCGGCAGGGCGAAGGGCTCGGCACCGCGCTGATCACCTCGGTCCTCGACCGCTGCGACGAGCGGGGCGTGGCCGCCTACCTGGAGGCGAGCAGCGCCCGCAGCCGGCACCTGTACGAGCGCCTCGGCTTCGCGCTGGAGGGCCGTCCCCTGGACCTCCCGGACGGCCCCCGGATGTGGCCGATGTGGCGCGAACCGCGCCGCTGA